A portion of the Candidatus Eremiobacteraceae bacterium genome contains these proteins:
- a CDS encoding FAD-dependent oxidoreductase, with the protein MIRADVLVIGSGAAGLLFALHCAAQGKSVALATKGTIDESNSAWAQGGVAAALDLEEDSPA; encoded by the coding sequence ATGATCCGCGCGGACGTTCTTGTCATCGGTTCTGGAGCCGCAGGGCTGCTCTTCGCGCTTCACTGCGCCGCGCAAGGCAAGTCGGTCGCGCTCGCCACCAAGGGCACGATCGACGAATCGAACTCGGCATGGGCGCAAGGCGGCGTGGCGGCGGCGCTGGACCTTGAGGAAGATTCGCCCGCC